The Gemmatimonadota bacterium genome window below encodes:
- a CDS encoding winged helix-turn-helix domain-containing protein: MTAEKRIPTRADLRWPTLTVLKDLGGSASIQEISEHVARTMQLPDDVCDLSHGDGPRSEVDYRLAWARTDLR, from the coding sequence ATGACGGCTGAGAAACGGATACCTACCCGTGCGGACCTGCGCTGGCCGACTCTGACGGTGCTGAAGGACCTTGGAGGTTCGGCGTCCATCCAGGAAATCTCGGAACACGTCGCACGGACGATGCAGCTTCCGGATGACGTTTGCGACCTTTCCCATGGCGACGGCCCTCGGTCGGAGGTCGACTACCGTCTCGCATGGGCACGGACCGACC